CGAACGAGGGCAACAACTGCGCCTCGTCGCGTTTGAGCCTCGTCGTGGGGGTGATGCCCGAAAACCGGCCGCCCGACTGCAGCCGCGCGTCGGCCTCGCCGAACCGCCTCTGGCCGCCGAACCACAAACTCAACGACATTTCCCTTCAAGGGATCACCGACCCCGACGGCGACCCTGTGACGGTCACGGTGACGGCCATCACGCAGGACGAGCCCACGAACGGCCTGGGCGACGGCGACACCTCGCCCGACGGCTTCGGCGTGGGAACGAGAACGCCGCGCCTGAGGGCCGAGCGCTCGGGCACCGCCAACGGAAGGGTGTACCGGATCGCCTTCACGGCCTCGGACAGCAAGGGCGGCACCTGCGAAGGCGCCGTCACCGTCGGCGTCCCCCACGACCCGAAGGACATCCCCGTGGACGACGGACAGACCTTCGACTCCACTCGATAATCCAGAGAGGCCGCTCCCCCATTCCCGGTTGCCAGGGCGCGCATCCCACCCTACACTGTGGAGGCGATCGGGGGGACCAGAAAGAGGAGCGCCCATGGCGGAGCCGCGGAGGACCAGGGCCCTGTACCACAACACGGTGAGCTACTTCGGCGGCCTGGTGGTGGCGGCGTCGTTGGTCCTCATCGTCTTCGCGCTGATTCTCGAGTTCAGCCTGGGGCACCCCAGCCCCTACCTGGGCATCTTCACCTACATGGTCTTTCCGTCCATCTTCGGCGCCGGAGCGCTCCTCTTCCTCTTCGGCATGAGGAGGGAGAGCCTGCGGCGGCGTCGGTCGGACTCGCTGGACGAGCCCCCTTATCCAAAGCTGGACCTCAACGATCCCGTCCACCGCCGGCGCTTTGCCGTGTCCATGGTCGGAGGGACCCTAGGGGCCATCCTGCTCGGGTTCATCTCTTACAACGCCTTCCTCTTCAGCGAGTCGGTGACCTTCTGCGGGAGGATCTGCCACACCATCATGGAGCCCGAATACACGGCCTATCAGCACTCGCCCCACGCCAGGGTGCGGTGCGTCGAATGCCACGTGGGGTCCGGCGCGTCGTGGTACGTCAAGTCCAAACTGTCGGGCGTGCGCCAGGTCTTCGCCGCGGCCCTGAAAACCTACGAGCGGCCGATTCCCGTGCCCATCCAGAACCTCCGCCCCGCCCGCGAAACCTGCGAGGAATGCCACTGGCCCCAAAAGTTCTACGGCGCACAGCTCGTCCAGAACCCCCATTTCCGTTACGACGAGAAGAACACCCCCGAGCAGGTGAGCCTCCTGCTCAAGACCGGGGGCGGCGATCCCAAGCTGGGGGCCCAGGCGGGAATCCACTGGCACATGATCCTCGCCAACACCGTGTCCTTCGCCACCGACGACCCGCGCCAGCAGGTGATCCCCTGGGTCCACGTCCGGCGCCACGACGGCTCGGAGGAGACCTACGTCAGCCTGGACGCCGAGGAGCCGGCCGAGGCCCTGGCCTTGAAGCCCCGCCACACGGTGGACTGCATCGACTGCCACAACCGGCCCACCCACATTTATCCCGCCCCCGAAACGGCTGTGGACCAGGCCCTCGCCTCGGGCCTCATGAGCCCAGACCTCCCGTGGATCAAGAAAGTGGCTGTGGACGCCCTCGTTCGGGAGTACCCCGATCGGGAGGCCGCCCATGCGGGCCTGCGAAAAGAGATCGCCGCCTTTTACGAGACGAACTATCCCGGCGTGGACCGGGAAAAGATCCGGGCGGCGCAGGAAGCCGTGGAAGCCATCTACGACCGGAGCGTCTTTCCCGCCATGAAGGTGAACTGGACCACCTACGCGGACAACATCGGCCACCGCAACTGGCCGGGGTGCTTCCGCTGCCACGACGGCCGCCACGTGGCCCGGAGCGGCAAGGCCATCTCCATGGACTGCACGCTGTGCCACACTCTGCCGCAGAGGGGGCCGCGCACGCCCCTCGGAACGCTCATGCCCGTGAGCGATGCCGGCTGGCACCCATGGGAGCTCCGGGGAAAGCACGCGCAGATTCTCTGCAATCGCTGCCACGCCGCAGGCTTCCGGGCCCCCACGGACTGCGCCGAATGCCACAAGATGGACGCCGGCGCTCCCATGATGTCCATGGGGTGCGACACCTGCCACGTCCGTCCCCAGGAGGTTCTCCCCCTGGCGGACTGCCGTTCCTGCCACGAGGCGCTCAAGGGGCTCCACACGGGGGGCGCCCACCCGGATCTCTCCTGTGCCGAGTGCCACAAGCCGCACACCTGGAAAGTGAGCGGCCGGGAGGGGTGCGAGTCCTGCCACGAAGACAAACGGGCCCACTACGAGAAGGACGGGCCCTGCGCCGGGTGCCACGGATTCCGAGGCTGATCGCAGCGGCTTCGCGGCGGGCCTCGGTGGCGCCGTGGACGGGCTTCCTCGTGCGGGGCGCTCCTGTTAGGATGGGCGCGGAGGGAAGACCATGTTCATCGACGAGATTCTGGCCCGGGAGATCCTGGATTCGCGCGGCAACCCCACGGTGGAGGCGGAGGTCGTCCTCGAGGACGGGACCGTCGGGCGGGCTTCCGTCCCTTCGGGAGCCTCCACGGGCGAGGCCGAGGCGGTGGAACTCCGGGACGGGGATCGGCGCGTTTACCTGGGCAAGGGCGTCCGCAAGGCCGTGTCCCACGTGAACAACACCCTGGCGAGCCGGCTCGAAGGGGCGGATCCCCTCGACCAGCGGGGGATCGACCTGGAGATGCTTCTCGCCGACGGCACCCCCAACAAGGGCAAGCTGGGAGCCAACGCCACCCTCGCCGTTTCGGAGGCCGTGGCGCGGGCGGGGGCCGCCCTCCTTCAACTGCCGCTCTACCGCTACCTGGGCGGCGTTCACGCCCACCGCCTGCCGGTCCCCATGCTGAACGTCATCAATGGCGGGGCCCACGCCGACAACTCCGTGGACATCCAGGAGTTCATGATCGTCCCCGCGGGCTTTCCGTCCTTCCACGAAGCCCTGAGGGCCGGGGCGGAGGTGTACCACCACCTGAAGGCCCTCCTCAAGGAGCGCAAGCTGGGGACGGGCGTCGGCGACGAAGGGGGCTTCGCGCCCGACCTCCCCGCCGACGAAGACGCCTTGAAACTCCTGGTGGAGGCGGTGGAGCGGGCGGGGTACAAGCCCGGCCGAGAGGTTTTCCTCGCCCTGGACGTGGCGGCGAGCAACGCCTGGGACCCGAAGTCCAAGAAATACCGCATCGGGGGACCGCAGACGTCGGCGCAGCTCGTGGCCGTCTATGAAAAGTGGCTCGGCCGCTACCCCATCCTCTCCATAGAAGACGGCGTGGGCGAGCACGACGCGCGGGGTTGGAAGGCTCTTACCGAGAGGATCGGGTCGCGGGTTCAGCTCGTGGCCGACGATTACGTGGTCACGAACCCGGCGCTGATCCGCAAGGCGGTGAAGGACGGGATCGCCAACGCCGTGCTCATCAAGCCGAACCAGATCGGAACCGTCTCCGAGACCCTGGAGGCGGTGGAACTCACCAAGCGCGCCGGATACGGCGTGGTCGTGAGCCACCGCTCGGGCGAGACGGAGGACGCCTTCATCGCCGATCTGGCCGTGGCCGTGAACGCCGATTTCATCAAGACGGGCGCCCCCTGCCGCATGGACCGCCTCGCCAAGTACAACCAACTTCTCCGCATCGAGGAGGACCTCGGGAACGCCGCCCGCTACGCCGGTCCGGAGGTGCTGGAACGCCTGAGAACCTGAACCCCCGCCGGGCGCAGATCGCCTGGAGCCTGCTCCTGCTCGTCTGGCTGCCCATGCTGGCGCTTCTGGTCTGGGGCAAGGGCGGCATCCTGGAGCTCCTGGCCCTGAGGCGCCAGATCCAGAAGCTCGAGTCGGAGGTCCAGGGCCTCCGCGAGGAGAACCTGCGCCTCAAGGCGGAAATCAAGGCCCTGAGGGAGAATCCTCAACTCTACGAGCGCCCGGCCCGCGAGCGGTACTTCTTCAAGAAGCCCGGAGAAGTGATCCTCTACCTCCCGCCCGGCGAGGCGGCGCCCGTTGCGCCTCCCGGTCCGGGGTCCAAGGCGCCGTGAGGGCCCGCGCCGTCCTCGCACGGGTCTTTGCCTACGTGATTCCCGCAGGACCGTGCGTCCTGTGCGGGGAAGACTCGGAAGGCGGCCCCGCCCCGGGCCTTTGTCGGAGGTGCTGGAGGGCCCGCCGAAAGCCCCTCCCCCCCCTCTGCCCCGTGTGCGGACTTCCGCTCCCTCCGGTGGAGGGACAGGAGCCCCACCCCTGCGGCGCCTGCCTCGTGGATCCGCCTCCGTACCAGGCCCACGTGTCGGCTTACCTGTACAAGGGCCCCGCCCGGGCGCTGGTTCTCCTGTACAAGGACAAGCGGCGCTATCCCCTGGCGGCGCTGATCGGCACGGCGGTGGCGCGCGTCGTCCTGCGCCGGTGGCCCGGGGCTCCCTACGACTGCGTGGTGTGGGTGCCGAGCCCCCTCTCCCGGAGGCTCAGCCGTGGATTCGAGCCGGCGGGGCTGGTGGCGCGGGCCGCCGCGAGGCGGCTGGGCTTGCCGGCCCGGCCCCTCCTGACATGCCGGAAGCGGCCTCGGCCCCAGAAGGGGCTGAGCGCCGCGGCGCGGCGGGAAAACGTCCGGGCCGCTTTCGCGGCGAGGGAAGCCGGACTGAAAGGTCTGCGCGTCCTCCTGGTGGACGACGTTCGGACCACCGGAGCGACCCTCGCCGAGGCCGCTCGGGTCCTCGTGCGCGGGGGGGCGGTGGTGTACGCGGCCACCTTCGCCAGCGTCGTCGCGAGGGATTTCGACTTTCAGGCCGGAGACGGTCCGGACTCCCCAGGCGACGGCGCAAGGGAGGCGTGAGCCGCGCCGGACAGGCCCCGGACCCCGTCGCGCGGGGGCGGCCGTTTCGGACGTGTCGGAGGGAAGGGCCTCCTGCTACAATGCCCCGCGGAGGAACGCGATGGACTTGAAGGGCAAGACGCTGTTCATCACGGGGGCGAGCCGGGGCATCGGCCTGGCCATCGGCCTCCGAGCCGCGAAGGACGGGGCCAATGTGGCCATCGCCGCGAAGACCGCCGAGCCTCACCCCAAGCTTCCGGGGACCATCTACACGGCGGCGCGGGAGATCGAGGAGGCGGGCGGCAGGGCCCTGCCCATCCTCTGCGACATCCGGGACGAGCACCAGGTGAAGGCCGCCGTGGAGAAGGCCGTGGAAGTCTTCGGCGGACTGGACATCCTCGTCAACAACGCCAGCGCCATCGACATCCGCTCCACTCCCCACCTGCCCGTGAAGAAGTGGGACCTCATGCACGCGGTGAACGCCCGGGGCACGTGGGTGTGCTCCAAGTACGCCCTGCCGCACCTGCTGAAGTCCGCCAACCCCCACATCCTCACGATCTCGCCGCCGCTGGGCGTGGCCCCCGACTGGTTCGGCCGACACGTGGCGTACACCCTGGCCAAGTACGGGATGTCCCTGGTCTCCCTGGGCCTGTCGGAGGAATGGAAGGACGAGGGCGTGGCCGTCAACTGCCTCTGGCCGAGGACCGTCATCGCCACGGCCGCGGTGCAGAACCTCCTGGGGGGAGACGAAGTCATCGCCCACGGCAGGAAACCGTCCATCATGGCCGACGCGGCCCATGTCATCCTCGTGAAGGAGAGCCGGACCTGCACGGGGAATTTCTTCATCGACGAGGACCTGCTCCGGGCCGAGGGCGTCACCGACTTCGAGCCGTACGCCGTCAACCCGGGGGTGGAGCTTTATCCAGACTTCTTCGTGTAGGTTTCGGAGAACGAGGAGCCACCGCCTTCTTGGGCGGCGCCCCCCCGAACCGCCACCGAATTCAGAAGCCGCCGCCCTCACCCGAGGAGGGCGGGCAGGGCCCCCTGGCTCTTGCCGGTGACCTCGACGGATCCTTCGCCCACGAGGCAGTTGACCTCGGAGCGGAAGCCGTAGCGGCCCGGGAAGTAGATGCCCGGCTCCACGGAGAAGACGGTGTGGGGGAGGAGTCGCCGCGTGTCCCGGGTCTCGAAGTCGTCCATGTTCGCGCCGTTCCCGTGGTCCTCCACGTAGATGGAGTGTCCTGTCCGGTGGAAGAAGGCGGCGCCGTATCCGGCCTTCTCGATGACGTCGCGGGCGGCCCGGTCCACCTCCCACCCGGCCACGGGCCGGACGGCGGCCTCCTTGGCCTTGGCCACACCGGCGTCGCGCGCGGCCGTCACGGCCTCCCAGACGCGGGCCTGCTCCTCGGGGACCCGGGCCCCCGTCCAGGCGCACCAGGTCAGATCCCCGTACACGGAGCCCGGGCCCGTTTCCTTGGCCCAGAGGTCCAGAAGGAGCACGCTGTCGGGGCCGATGACGGCCGATCCATCGGGGGCGGGTTCGAAGTGGGGGTCGGCGGCGTGGGCGTTCACCGCCACGATGGGGTGGGCCATGGTCGTCAGCCCGCGCCCCTCGAAGAAGGCCGCCATCTCCTGCTGGAGGGCGTATTCGTTCAGAGGCGTCCCGGCCTGGAGGGAGGCCCGGACCCGCGCGAAGGCCATGTCCACCGTTTCCTCGAGGATGCGGACGGCCCTTCGGTGGCCCGCCTCCTGTTCGGGAGAGAGGGTTACTTCGAAACGAGCCACCAGGTCCCCGGAGGAGACCAGAACCACGCCACGGCTCCGAAGGAAATCGGCCAGGCCGGCGTCCAGCCTGCCCACGGCGGGGATGAGGCCGTCCTCGGCGTACTGGGCGGCCACCCGCTTCATCCCGGAGAGGGCCTTGGCGAGAGCCTCCTGCCACTCCTGCCAGCGGCCGTAGGTCACCCTGCGTCCGGGGAGATGATCGAGGCTGGCCGGCTCGATGGCGTGGCAGAGCTTCAGGGGGTCCCCGTGGGCGGGGATCAGGTAGAACCAGCGCCGCGTGCGCATGGCTTTCTCGGGAAGGCCCAGGAGACTGAGGGCGATGGGATCGGTGCCCTTGAAGTCGGAGAAGAACCACGCGTCCAGGCCCTCCGCCGCGAGCGCCTCCTGGATGCTTCTGAGTCGGGTCTCGTTCATGGTAGGATGAACCTCCTGAAGGGATTATGAGGCAAGGATTTCACGAGAGGAAGGCTCCCTTGGACGGATACCCCTTCGAGACGGAGATCCAGGTCCGCTTCCGGGACATCGACGCCATGGGGCACGTGAACAACGTGGTCTACGGCACCTATTTCGAGATGGCCCGGGAGGCCCTGTTCCGGGAGGTCTTCGGCGTCACGGAGGCCACCGATTTCACCTTCATCCTCGCCCGCCTGGAGATGGACTTCCGCCGCCCCGTGAGATACGAGGACAGGGTTCGCGTGGGGCTTCGCGTGGGCGAGGTGGGCCGCACCTCCTTCACCTTCGAGTACCGGCTCGAGGCCGAAGGGGAGCTGGCCGCCGAGGGCCGGTCGGTCCAGGTGTGCTACGACTACGCGGCGAAGGCCAAGGCCCCCCTCTCCGAGGCCTTCAAGGCCCGGCTCGCCGCCTTCCGGAAGGCCTGAGGCCACGCCATGCTCCGGCTCAAGGAGATCGAACTCGCCGGGTTCAAATCCTTCGCGGACCGGACGCGGGTGCCGATCCCGGAGGACCTCCTGGTGGTGGTGGGCCCCAACGGCTCCGGTAAGAGCAACGTGACCGACGCCATCCTGTGGGCCCTCGGCGAGCAGAGTCCGAAGAGCCTCCGCGGCCACAAGATGCAGGATGTGATCTTCAACGGGAGCCACAAGCGGCCCCCGTCGGGGATGGCCGAAGTCCTCATGACCTTCACCGATGGGGACGGAGGACGCCTCCAGGTGGGGCGCCGGCTGGTCCGCACGGGCGAGAGCGCCTACCTGATGGACGGGCGGTCGGTCCGCCTGAAGGACGTCCACGAGTTCCTCCAGCGCCACGCGGTCTCGACCCAGGGCTCCTTTCTCGTGGAGCAGGGCCGGGTGGAGGCCCTCCTCGTGGCGAGCCCCGAAGAGCGGAGGATGATCTTCGAGGAAGTGGCGGGCATCGCCCACTACAAGGAAAACCGCCGGAGCGCCCTCCAGAAGCTTGATGCCACCCAGGCCAACCTTCTGCGCCTGAACGACATCCTCCTCGAGGTGGAGGGCCAGATGGCCTCCCTCAAGCGGCAGGCCGCCAAGGCGGACCGCTTCGTCCGCCTCTCCGACGAGCGGAGAGCCCGCCAGCGGAGGCTGTGGGGCCGGCTGTACGGCCAGCTCTCGGGCCGGCGCGCCGCCCTCCAGAGGGACGGGAACCTCCTACAGTCCGAACGGGAGCGGAGGGAGGCCGCGGCGTCGGCCCTGGAGGCCGAGCTGGAGGCCGCCCGTCTTTCCCTGCACGAGCACGAGGTGTCCCTCCAGGCCATCGTGGGGGCGCTCCACGAGCGGGACCTGAGCCGCGAACGGGCCGAGCAGGAGATCGCCCGGCGCACCGACCAGATCCTCGCGGCGAGGAACCGCCAGCGGCAGATCTCCGCGGACCGGGAGGACCTGGCCCGGAGGGTTTCGGCCGGCGCCAAGGAGCTGGAGCGCCTGTCGGCGGAGGTGGATCGGCTCGCCGC
This genomic window from Acidobacteriota bacterium contains:
- a CDS encoding NapC/NirT family cytochrome c, with translation MAEPRRTRALYHNTVSYFGGLVVAASLVLIVFALILEFSLGHPSPYLGIFTYMVFPSIFGAGALLFLFGMRRESLRRRRSDSLDEPPYPKLDLNDPVHRRRFAVSMVGGTLGAILLGFISYNAFLFSESVTFCGRICHTIMEPEYTAYQHSPHARVRCVECHVGSGASWYVKSKLSGVRQVFAAALKTYERPIPVPIQNLRPARETCEECHWPQKFYGAQLVQNPHFRYDEKNTPEQVSLLLKTGGGDPKLGAQAGIHWHMILANTVSFATDDPRQQVIPWVHVRRHDGSEETYVSLDAEEPAEALALKPRHTVDCIDCHNRPTHIYPAPETAVDQALASGLMSPDLPWIKKVAVDALVREYPDREAAHAGLRKEIAAFYETNYPGVDREKIRAAQEAVEAIYDRSVFPAMKVNWTTYADNIGHRNWPGCFRCHDGRHVARSGKAISMDCTLCHTLPQRGPRTPLGTLMPVSDAGWHPWELRGKHAQILCNRCHAAGFRAPTDCAECHKMDAGAPMMSMGCDTCHVRPQEVLPLADCRSCHEALKGLHTGGAHPDLSCAECHKPHTWKVSGREGCESCHEDKRAHYEKDGPCAGCHGFRG
- the eno gene encoding phosphopyruvate hydratase; protein product: MFIDEILAREILDSRGNPTVEAEVVLEDGTVGRASVPSGASTGEAEAVELRDGDRRVYLGKGVRKAVSHVNNTLASRLEGADPLDQRGIDLEMLLADGTPNKGKLGANATLAVSEAVARAGAALLQLPLYRYLGGVHAHRLPVPMLNVINGGAHADNSVDIQEFMIVPAGFPSFHEALRAGAEVYHHLKALLKERKLGTGVGDEGGFAPDLPADEDALKLLVEAVERAGYKPGREVFLALDVAASNAWDPKSKKYRIGGPQTSAQLVAVYEKWLGRYPILSIEDGVGEHDARGWKALTERIGSRVQLVADDYVVTNPALIRKAVKDGIANAVLIKPNQIGTVSETLEAVELTKRAGYGVVVSHRSGETEDAFIADLAVAVNADFIKTGAPCRMDRLAKYNQLLRIEEDLGNAARYAGPEVLERLRT
- a CDS encoding septum formation initiator family protein, yielding MLALLVWGKGGILELLALRRQIQKLESEVQGLREENLRLKAEIKALRENPQLYERPARERYFFKKPGEVILYLPPGEAAPVAPPGPGSKAP
- a CDS encoding ComF family protein, with the translated sequence MRARAVLARVFAYVIPAGPCVLCGEDSEGGPAPGLCRRCWRARRKPLPPLCPVCGLPLPPVEGQEPHPCGACLVDPPPYQAHVSAYLYKGPARALVLLYKDKRRYPLAALIGTAVARVVLRRWPGAPYDCVVWVPSPLSRRLSRGFEPAGLVARAAARRLGLPARPLLTCRKRPRPQKGLSAAARRENVRAAFAAREAGLKGLRVLLVDDVRTTGATLAEAARVLVRGGAVVYAATFASVVARDFDFQAGDGPDSPGDGAREA
- a CDS encoding NAD(P)-dependent oxidoreductase gives rise to the protein MDLKGKTLFITGASRGIGLAIGLRAAKDGANVAIAAKTAEPHPKLPGTIYTAAREIEEAGGRALPILCDIRDEHQVKAAVEKAVEVFGGLDILVNNASAIDIRSTPHLPVKKWDLMHAVNARGTWVCSKYALPHLLKSANPHILTISPPLGVAPDWFGRHVAYTLAKYGMSLVSLGLSEEWKDEGVAVNCLWPRTVIATAAVQNLLGGDEVIAHGRKPSIMADAAHVILVKESRTCTGNFFIDEDLLRAEGVTDFEPYAVNPGVELYPDFFV
- a CDS encoding M24 family metallopeptidase encodes the protein MNETRLRSIQEALAAEGLDAWFFSDFKGTDPIALSLLGLPEKAMRTRRWFYLIPAHGDPLKLCHAIEPASLDHLPGRRVTYGRWQEWQEALAKALSGMKRVAAQYAEDGLIPAVGRLDAGLADFLRSRGVVLVSSGDLVARFEVTLSPEQEAGHRRAVRILEETVDMAFARVRASLQAGTPLNEYALQQEMAAFFEGRGLTTMAHPIVAVNAHAADPHFEPAPDGSAVIGPDSVLLLDLWAKETGPGSVYGDLTWCAWTGARVPEEQARVWEAVTAARDAGVAKAKEAAVRPVAGWEVDRAARDVIEKAGYGAAFFHRTGHSIYVEDHGNGANMDDFETRDTRRLLPHTVFSVEPGIYFPGRYGFRSEVNCLVGEGSVEVTGKSQGALPALLG
- a CDS encoding thioesterase family protein, giving the protein MDGYPFETEIQVRFRDIDAMGHVNNVVYGTYFEMAREALFREVFGVTEATDFTFILARLEMDFRRPVRYEDRVRVGLRVGEVGRTSFTFEYRLEAEGELAAEGRSVQVCYDYAAKAKAPLSEAFKARLAAFRKA